The Desulfovibrio psychrotolerans genome includes the window AGATGCGGGATTCTGAAGCCTGAAGGTTTTCAGCCTGAATGGACAGGTTGGAGATCGTGTTCTCAAGGCGGTTTTGCAGGGCACCGAGAGCCGCACGAATCTTGTCCTTGGAAATAATTGCCTGGTCGATACCGCTGAGGGCGGCCTGCGCGGCGGACTGGGTGGAGATGGTAAACCCGGCACTGTTCCGGAGCGCGCTGTTGCCGATGCCGAGCGCGGAGGCCGTGGAGATACCTATCTGGATGTAGTAGTAGTCTTCCGCGGAGTCGTTGCCGGTGCCGAAGTGCACCTTCAGCCTGCCGGTGGAGTTGAGTCCGCTTCCGTTGTGGACGTTGCCGGAAAGCGTGCCGTTAAGCAGGTGGATTCCGTTGAAGTCCGTGGCGTTGGCGATTCGGGTAATTTCCGAAGCCATGGCCTGATATTCGGACTCGATCATGAGACGCTGGTCGGAGTTGTAGGTACCGGTGGCTGCCTGTTCCGCCAGTTCCTTCATTCTGATCAGTTTTTCGTCGATGATCTGCAATGCTCCGTCCGCCGTCTGGATCATGGAAATGGCGTCGTTGGCATTGCGGATGCCCTGGTTCATTGTGGAAATATCTGCCCGCATGAGTTCGCGGATGGCCAGACCGGCTGCGTCGTCCGCTGCGGTACCGATACGCAGGCCTGAAGAGAGGCGGCGTGTGGAGTCCGACAGTCGGCTGTAGCTGGCGTTCAGGTTTCGCGTGGCGTTCAGCGCCATAAGGTTGTGATTTATGACCAAAGACATGGTATAACCTCCTTGTTGTTCTGACCGTTGCTTAGCAATCGAAGTGCCAACTGTTTTTTATTTATGTTTTTCAGCATGTTGCGAATTGCTAAAAACTCTTAAGGCGCACGATAACGCGCAGATGGTCAATATTTTCCGCCCGGTGCGGCGGTTCTTCGACAAAGAGGCCGGGTGGGCATTTTTTCCTGGGATGGGTTAAGTTATTTACCGTGTGACCGATATGGCGAGGTATAGAGTACAAGTTTGGCCGGGTTGTCCGGATTGTACCGGGAGGAATCGTCATGAGACTGCTAGAAATTCAAAGCGGTCTGCTGAATGGCTATGGCGAATTCGATACCGCGAGAACATCCACCCCAGAAGGCAACACAACCGCTCCTCATCCTGAACGTGCTCCCTCTCATTCGCACGGTGTTGATACGGGAAATGAACTTCACGCGGCATCGGACCACGCCGTGGATACGCAGGCTGTTCAAAACGCCGCCAGTGCTTTGCAGAGCCGGCTGGCTGATCAGGGCGTGCGCCTGAAGTTTGAAGTGGTGCGCAGCGAACAGGGACGGATAGAGGTGGAAGTGACCGATGAGGCGCATGACAAGGTGCTTATGCGCATTCCCCCGAAAGGGGTGCTTACGGTCAACGCGCAGGGAGCTTCTGCCATTGGTGTTTTTCTGAACCTGCGTTCCTGACATTTTTTGCC containing:
- a CDS encoding flagellin N-terminal helical domain-containing protein, coding for MSLVINHNLMALNATRNLNASYSRLSDSTRRLSSGLRIGTAADDAAGLAIRELMRADISTMNQGIRNANDAISMIQTADGALQIIDEKLIRMKELAEQAATGTYNSDQRLMIESEYQAMASEITRIANATDFNGIHLLNGTLSGNVHNGSGLNSTGRLKVHFGTGNDSAEDYYYIQIGISTASALGIGNSALRNSAGFTISTQSAAQAALSGIDQAIISKDKIRAALGALQNRLENTISNLSIQAENLQASESRISDVDVATEMTEFVRNQILTQAAVAMLSQANSLPQMAMQLIGG
- a CDS encoding flagellar protein FlaG, with the translated sequence MRLLEIQSGLLNGYGEFDTARTSTPEGNTTAPHPERAPSHSHGVDTGNELHAASDHAVDTQAVQNAASALQSRLADQGVRLKFEVVRSEQGRIEVEVTDEAHDKVLMRIPPKGVLTVNAQGASAIGVFLNLRS